TTATGTAATTTTTAAGACACTTATTCAGatgaaaatgttaaaaatatcttTCTATAAAGATACTTGTATTAAAAGTGTAATTTGTTTGTTTAACTATACTTTAAATAAAGGTAacacttttataaaatatcaaaatcaaatcCTATCATTCATCGTTTGAtggttaaaaaaaaagtatattaattataaaattttcattgtagtatttactattttttatcacCTTAGTTCATATAAAAAGAATACTCTTTTTCCTCTGTTTGTTTCTTagaggttttttaacgaggttcCTCTTATATGTGTGTTCTATTGGCGAGTGGCATAATAATGGTGAGTTGCATTTTGTTTTGAGATTTCGTTAATAGTTCCCTCTTTTAAGCTTGTATAGCTTCGTCAGAGTAAAGCTTTACTAAActatcaaatttaaaaaagaaaagaaaagtgaaggtAAAAATGCAATCTTTTCTCAACAAGCTAAGCGCACTCTAGGCTATAGCATTTACTCTACCATTTGCTGAGAATTGATTTTTAACAATCCACTTTTACTTGACTTGTTATCAAGATGATTATGTGCTTATATTCATGTACTTACATGCAGAAAATGGAACTTAATGAGCAAATTGATAAATCTCAAGGTGGAATTCACATGTTAAATCTCATAGTAGAGTGTGATAATTCTGTGTATACATTGCACGACCTATTACACTGTTTCTACCGACCACCAACGAATAGAAGAAAAGGCAATTAGCAATATAagctttttataattattttaacagAGAAATTAGTATTGAAAGAAACAAATCTAATGATAGATCAATCATAGATAATGCAACAAAGGAAATATTGTACAATGATAAAACATAAAGAAGCAAATGTAAAACTTCAACTGCATACataggagaaaaaaaataaagcataTAATCTACgaaatattattttactattatatataattaaaagacatatTGAATTTAACAAAAGGAAACTCAATTGCATTTTCAAATGTTCGAGTTTTCCCCAAACATAGTTGGAAGGAAATCATACtttaaagcaaaagaaaaatagaataagagTTCTGAGAAGCTTCTTTCCAGCTCAACTTGAAAATCCCACGATAGCTCCTAATTCACTTCCCTTGTTTGACCTCTTTGTGATTCTGACAGCCTGCAGAAAAGATCAACCAGTAAAATTCACCGCAGAAAAGACCAACCAGTAAAATTCACagcataaaagataaaaaaaagaaataatcctaatcCCAAAGAACATCAATGGGAGACGTGACAATGAGAAGCAAGACATGGGTTAATGGACTTCAAATTCACTATCAATGATGAAAACTCACATTTGGTTGCAACTTACTGCATAATCCATACAGCTTATTTGTTTTAAATGAATAATATGCAAGCAAAATTAACAtacccttttttcttttcttctgcttGATGTTGCTAGGGATTGCCATGAGACAGTCCACATGCACAACGGACCTTATGTGGTTGGAAGGCTCACCATAAAGATATTGAACATGTTTGAGCAGCTCTCCTCTGACATTATATATATAGAACCTTACTTCACCATATGAAGGATAACCTCTTCCAATAATATTCCCATTAGCAGATAAGCACAGAGGCTTAAAGAATTTAAGAGGAATCTCATAGACAGTCCAAGACGACTCCACTTTATATTCTTTCATCACCCATATCTCAGTTGTATCCTCTTCATACACATACAAGGCTAAGCACCCTCCTAGTAGGACGAGACGGGGTTTATATAGGTCTCTTTCTATTGGCACAGATATCTTGGAGAAACTTCTTTCTTTCAGATCAAAAAAAAGAATGTCAAAACAGTACTCATAAGTAGACCAATGAATAGCCCCGTTACAGAACAACCCCTTAGGTTTCCAATAATCCCAGTACAATGATTTGGGAAGTGCAGCATCAAGATTAATCCATGAGTTGCTTCTCAAACAACACAGATCAAAATGGTTTTCGCCGTCTTTATCCTTATATGCTACAACTACTATATAATCATCTTGTGACGCATCATAACCAAAGCCACATAGAAGCGCATCATGGAGAAAGCAGAAGACCTTAACAAGACGATCAAAAACACTACAGTTTGTTAGTGCATTAACAATATG
The sequence above is drawn from the Arachis hypogaea cultivar Tifrunner chromosome 4, arahy.Tifrunner.gnm2.J5K5, whole genome shotgun sequence genome and encodes:
- the LOC112744759 gene encoding F-box/kelch-repeat protein At3g23880-like — protein: MKQSSMEKKKLKSFNDLLPLELIRAILLRVPVKHLACVRCVSKLWNTLISDPNFAKSHLDLSLAPSHTCLFLQDNSHAYSVDLDALLQDDNDGVDAIALSLPFMKKPPSDFHLLGSCRGFVLLHREPQFLILWNPLTDSSKRISYSHIVNALTNCSVFDRLVKVFCFLHDALLCGFGYDASQDDYIVVVAYKDKDGENHFDLCCLRSNSWINLDAALPKSLYWDYWKPKGLFCNGAIHWSTYEYCFDILFFDLKERSFSKISVPIERDLYKPRLVLLGGCLALYVYEEDTTEIWVMKEYKVESSWTVYEIPLKFFKPLCLSANGNIIGRGYPSYGEVRFYIYNVRGELLKHVQYLYGEPSNHIRSVVHVDCLMAIPSNIKQKKRKKGCQNHKEVKQGK